From Zingiber officinale cultivar Zhangliang chromosome 5B, Zo_v1.1, whole genome shotgun sequence, the proteins below share one genomic window:
- the LOC121985772 gene encoding TPR repeat-containing thioredoxin TTL1-like, which produces MSRAGETDRPEQGCGSVSLSPGRIQPVVERFKSALNVEENKPDFPDLGSPVSPLRPRNPSQSSSCSSSSGPASAKTLTHASVAHLVSNPGAAVAGVGKPSHSGELSGETSPISMELRNVRSPFHRRSGSGPQIYSGGSGSSSSSSGGGGGGGGGGGSSTASSPVANVLPAGNICPSGKIGKTGMMQRTTPRSDVLGSGTGNYGHGSVIRGAVGSREKLEGSNPKRDMGRIDTEELTRAGNELYKKGLYADALALYDKAIATFPKNAACRSNRAAALVGLGRVGEAARECEEAVRLDPTNVRAQHRLASIYIRLGLVDVGRKHLFLAGHPPDPVELQKLQELERNLGFCEAARRIGDWKSALREADTAIAAGADSSLLFVALRAEALLNLHQFDEADSNLTRSKIEDSIHVVSATKVFGMLSHSYFYIVKAQVDMALGRFENAVTAAEKARQIDARSVEVTTALNNIRSVARARTQGNELFKSGNFAEACTAYGEGLRSSPSNPVLLCNRAACRSKLGQWVKSVEDCNEALRLQPNYTKALLRRADSYAKLERWAEAVRDYEALRKELPGDTDVAEALFHAQVALKTSRGEDVSNLKFGVEVTSVEQYQAAVSLPGSSVAYFMTALNSQCTQLSSFLDAMCSRHPSTNFIKVDINRSPAVAKAENVRIAPTFKIYKNGRTVKEIICPSQQMLESSVSHYSL; this is translated from the exons ATGTCGCGCGCCGGCGAGACGGACCGGCCGGAGCAGGGATGCGGTTCAGTTTCGTTGTCTCCAGGGCGGATCCAACCCGTGGTCGAAAGGTTCAAGTCCGCGCTCAACGTGGAGGAGAACAAACCTGACTTCCCCGACCTCGGGTCCCCCGTCTCCCCTCTCCGGCCTCGCAACCCATCCCAGAGCAGCAGCTGCTCCAGTTCCTCTGGACCCGCTTCAGCGAAGACCTTGACGCATGCCTCCGTTGCCCACCTGGTCTCAAATCCTGGCGCCGCTGTGGCCGGCGTCGGGAAGCCGAGTCACTCCGGCGAGCTCTCTGGTGAGACCAGCCCGATATCCATGGAATTAAGAAATGTGAGAAGTCCCTTCCACCGTCGATCGGGTTCTGGGCCGCAGATCTACTCCGGCGGCAGTGGCAGTAGCAGTAGCagtagcggcggcggcggcggcggcggcggcggcggcggtagtAGCACGGCCAGCTCTCCCGTCGCCAATGTGCTTCCTGCGGGGAACATCTGCCCCTCAGGGAAGATCGGGAAGACCGGAATGATGCAGAGGACGACGCCAAGAAGCGATGTGCTTGGGTCGGGTACTGGCAACTATGGCCATGGCAGCGTAATCCGGGGTGCAGTTGGTAGCAGAGAGAAATTGGAGGGTTCGAACCCAAAGAGAGACATGGGCAGAATTGATACCGAGGAACTAACAAGGGCCGGGAATGAACTCTACAAGAAGGGGCTGTATGCAGATGCTCTTGCCCTTTATGATAAAGCGATTGCCACGTTCCCGAAAAATGCTGCATGCCGGAGCAATCGTGCGGCGGCTCTTGTGGGGCTCGGCAGGGTAGGAGAAGCAGCAAGAGAATGCGAGGAGGCAGTCCGATTGGATCCGACAAACGTGCGGGCGCAGCATCGGCTAGCATCTATATACATACG GTTAGGGCTTGTTGATGTTGGAAGGAAACACCTTTTCTTGGCTGGACATCCGCCCGATCCTGTTGAGTTGCAGAAGTTGCAAGAACTAGAGAGAAACTTAGGGTTCTGTGAAGCTGCAAGGAGGATAGGTGATTGGAAGAGTGCATTAAGGGAAGCTGATACTGCAATTGCTGCAGGAGCAGACTCTTCTTTGCTG TTTGTTGCGTTGAGGGCAGAAGCTCTCCTCAACCTTCATCAGTTTGATGAGGCTGACTCAAACTTGACGAGATCTAAAATTGAAGATTCAATCCACGTAGTCTCAGCTACCAAAGTCTTTGGCATGCTTTCCCATTCCTATTTCTACATTGTTAAAGCGCAAGTTGATATGGCATTGGGAAG GTTTGAGAATGCAGTAACAGCTGCTGAAAAGGCCAGGCAGATAGATGCTAGGAGTGTAGAAGTGACAACAGCATTAAACAACATAAGATCAGTAGCAAGAGCTCGGACTCAGGGAAATGAGCTCTTTAAGTCTGGAAATTTTGCAGAGGCCTGCACAGCTTATGGGGAAGGACTGAGGTCCAGTCCTTCAAACCCAGTACTTCTATGCAACAGAGCAGCTTGCCGTTCGAAGCTTGGACAGTGGGTTAAATCTGTGGAGGATTGCAACGAAGCTTTGAGACTCCAACCTAACTACACTAAGGCTCTTCTCAGACGAGCGGATTCCTATGCCAAG CTTGAGCGCTGGGCTGAAGCTGTACGAGATTATGAAGCACTGAGGAAAGAACTTCCAGGGGACACTGATGTCGCTGAAGCCTTATTCCATGCCCAGGTTGCACTAAAGACTTCTCGTGGTGAGGATGTCTCTAACTTGAAGTTTGGTGTGGAAGTTACTAGTGTGGAACAATACCAAGCAGCTGTATCATTACCGG GATCTTCAGTTGCCTACTTCATGACAGCTTTAAATTCACAATGCACTCAACTATCCTCTTTTCTTGATGCTATGTGCAGCCGTCATCCATCTACAAACTTTATCAAG GTTGATATCAACCGTAGTCCTGCTGTTGCAAAGGCTGAGAATGTTAGGATAGCCCCTACATTCAAGATCTACAAAAATGGAAGAACAGTCAAGGAGATAATTTGCCCTAGCCAACAAATGTTGGAGTCATCGGTGAGCCACTACAGTCTTTAA